A genomic window from Montipora capricornis isolate CH-2021 chromosome 8, ASM3666992v2, whole genome shotgun sequence includes:
- the LOC138013505 gene encoding uncharacterized protein — protein sequence MLLKISLILAVCAFLINLPNAASDTVGFETIGCFNDTSNRAIQPLEGKDSILDGSYGARKNAIAKCAVAAMRKGYKMFAVQDGGWCAASATADQTFDKYGKSAACGSDGKGGPGANQVYVIKGFETIGCFKDTSNRAIQPLEGKDSILDGSYGARKNAIAKCAVAAMRKGYKMFAVQDGGWCAASATADQIFDKYGKSAACGSDGKGGPGANQVYVIKGFETIGCFNDTSNRAIQPLEGKDSILDGSYGARKNVIAKCAVAAMRKGYKMFAVQDGGWCAASATADQTFDKYGKSAACGSDGKGGPGANQVYVIKGFETIGCFKDTSNRAIQPLEGKDSILDGSYGARKNAIAKCAVAAMRKGYKMFAVQHGGWCAASATADQTFDKYGRSAACGSDGEGGPWANQVYVIKGFETIGCFKDNSNRAIQPLEGKDSILDESYGARKNAIAKCTVAAMRKGYKMFAVQNGGWCAGSATADQTFDKYGRSADCGSDGEGGPGANQVYVIKGFETIGCFKDTSNRAIQPLEGKDSILDGS from the exons GTTTTGAAACCATCGGCTGCTTCAACGACACCTCCAATCGAGCCATCCAACCATTGGAAGGAAAAGATTCCATTCTGGATGGATCGTATGGTGCTCGAAAGAACGCCATTGCAAAGTGCGCCGTGGCTGCAATGAGAAAAGGATACAAGATGTTTGCAGTTCAAGATGGAGGATGGTGCGCAGCCAGTGCTACAGCGGACCAGACCTTCGACAAGTACGGCAAATCTGCAGCCTGTGGGTCCGATGGCAAAGGTGGACCGGGGGCCAATCAGGTTTAtgtcatcaaag GTTTTGAAACCATCGgctgcttcaaagacacctccAATCGAGCCATCCAACCATTGGAAGGAAAAGATTCCATTCTGGATGGATCGTATGGTGCTCGAAAGAACGCCATTGCAAAGTGCGCCGTGGCTGCAATGAGAAAAGGATACAAGATGTTTGCAGTTCAAGATGGAGGATGGTGCGCAGCCAGTGCTACAGCGGACCAGATCTTCGACAAGTACGGCAAATCTGCAGCCTGTGGGTCCGATGGCAAAGGTGGACCGGGGGCCAATCAGGTTTAtgtcatcaaag GTTTTGAAACCATCGGCTGCTTCAACGACACCTCCAATCGAGCCATCCAACCATTGGAAGGAAAAGATTCCATTCTGGATGGATCGTATGGTGCTCGAAAGAACGTTATTGCAAAGTGCGCCGTGGCTGCAATGAGAAAAGGATACAAGATGTTTGCAGTTCAAGATGGAGGATGGTGCGCAGCCAGTGCTACAGCGGACCAGACCTTCGACAAGTACGGCAAATCTGCAGCCTGTGGGTCCGATGGCAAAGGTGGACCGGGGGCCAATCAGGTTTAtgtcatcaaag GTTTTGAAACCATCGgctgcttcaaagacacctccAATCGAGCCATCCAACCATTGGAAGGAAAAGATTCCATTCTGGATGGATCTTATGGTGCTCGAAAGAACGCCATTGCAAAGTGCGCCGTGGCTGCAATGAGAAAAGGATACAAGATGTTTGCAGTTCAACATGGAGGATGGTGCGCAGCCAGTGCTACAGCGGACCAGACCTTCGACAAGTACGGCAGATCTGCAGCCTGTGGGTCCGATGGCGAAGGTGGACCGTGGGCCAATCAGGTTTAtgtcatcaaag GTTTTGAAACCATCGGCTGCTTCAAAGACAACTCCAATCGAGCCATCCAACCATTGGAAGGAAAAGATTCCATTCTGGATGAATCTTATGGTGCTCGAAAGAACGCCATTGCAAAGTGCACCGTGGCTGCAATGAGAAAAGGATACAAGATGTTTGcagttcaaaatggaggatggtGCGCAGGAAGTGCTACAGCGGACCAGACCTTTGACAAGTACGGCAGATCTGCAGACTGTGGGTCCGATGGCGAAGGTGGACCGGGGGCAAATCAGGTTTAtgtcatcaaag GTTTTGAAACCATCGgctgcttcaaagacacctccAATCGAGCCATCCAACCATTGGAAGGAAAAGATTCCATTCTGGATGGATCGTAG